Genomic segment of Notolabrus celidotus isolate fNotCel1 chromosome 1, fNotCel1.pri, whole genome shotgun sequence:
aatgtgcttttatttttaacataaagggaatgtaccaaacactgGAAGTGATCCAGTACCAAACAaagtaccagtaccaaactctctgtttggtttctctccatctaaacaaactaaatgacccctcactcgatcactacCGGTATTTGATACATTCCCTCtccgttaaaaatgaatgtaaatttggttcagaaatggtaaaagggTCCACCATCTGTAAAgttgtctcaccgcttgtaaaagtgttttgattttgtaaatttgttttataaaagtctccaactttgtaaaagtgtttcatcttttgtaaatttgttttgtccttcagggccaccgtatagATCAGATACTGTCGACATTTACATTACATACTCAAAATACATACACTATACGAGGCTAAAGAGGAAGCCTAATACAGATTTACAATACAATTTTCAAgtcaatgttttgatgtttaggCGATTATTCTACTAAATatttgtgtgtgctttttttcaAGATCAATTTGCCATAGATTTGCTATGTTTCTTGTTTACAGAGCACAGATGGAAGAAAGGCTGATGCTTCCGGTCATACTAAGAATTCAGAGCAGCATGTCAAAAATCCCAGACATCCGGAGGAAATCCGGAAGCAAAGGGTAAACATTTGAAAGTCCTAAACTGAAAGGTTACATTGCACTGAGGTTGCATTGCAAATATCATCTAATTAATTGTGTTCCTCTTTAGCTCCAGGACCTCCAGGAAAAGCAGAGAAGGTCAAGAGAGCAGGagctgatgaagaggagaaaTTTACAAAGCTTTCAAAATGACATCCTACAACGACAAAGGCAGTTTGAGCAGAGGGTAATTCTCACCCTAATTAGTATGTATGTGAATTACACCTCAAATATCTGTTGTGATTTTTGTTTCCATCTTTGTTTTCACAGGAGACAGAGATGCAGAGTTTGGAGAAGCATGTTAATTTTGAGAATGAAAATTCAAGAAAGGCATATTACAGAGAGTTCAAAAaggtatgtatgtttgtttacattccacAAACTCATCCACATCTGACATTATCACAGCTGGAGAGGCTCCTACATAGGATCACCACTCTGTAGTTTGAGCAAAGTGTCTCTCTTCAAACGGCTACTATAGTGCGAATTGATCCCACATTATGTATCCGTTTCCTATATGAATGTAATTCTAGGTACTACGGATGCACCGAAAGGAAAATACTCAACCGAACCGAAAATGAGGCAACCAAggccaaaaacagaaacaccgGAAGAAATTATTACGCTGATTATTTGAAGGGAGTAGGCCATGcatcttctgtttgtgttgcacaggcattttctacgccatttattagcagacacttgaagctagtttgtatagcagtttgagcaaactgggttaaaagagctcaaagttaaagacagaaatgtcaaaaatgttacaaggttgtccccggtctcccctaccattgcatttatggctctgactgtgtactaacctcactaaaatcaaggatctcattgaacatatcagacaacgagggtgcatgcccctcatctggttcagaaagacaagtccttttttctgccctTTGTTCTCCTTCCCATGCGCTGTGCACTTCTCCGTCTCCGATCGGGTTCTtcgcatccatcgcggcctggatcatttcttgtgtgcactgctttattcccacatccaagtaaggatctttataacgcggatcaagtacagtcgcgatgaagtgcagaggatccaaatagatctcagtgaaacgtgtgctgacagactctaacagtgtacttttctttgttttcacttcgtggtccgtctcaacctctttgcttagaagatgctttagtgctgcaattaaaggaagaacggatgTAGACATGTTGGTCCTTATCCATACAAGCGCGTACTGGCCGCGGTTTTAGCTtacgtcatcacaacattctgttttggccgtgttgtttcggtgataaaagtctttcagccgaaaaccgaaaatggaCTTTTCgaattttcagtgcatccctactaGGTACCTTATTTGAAAAACAACATAACAAACATGGTGATGCTTTGTCTAATAAATACAATGAACGGGTTGATATCGAACTTGCATTATGTTCAGTAAAAACTCTTGAAGAGCTGAAGGGAGAATGGCAGGAAAACCAAAAGGGCTATCAAGAATGAGATGTTAACCTGTTAGCTTGGAGCTAGGAAGTTCTATGCTCTTGACCACAACATTTACAATTGCTTCCACTGAATGCAAAAAAAGATCAATAGGGTGGTTTATTGGATGCATAGTAAATACATATTTTGAATGAAGAAAAAGTCATCAACTTTTTAAGTTTTGAAAACGCCAGCTCCATTAGCCATCCTTAAAACAATAACActgtgttcaaaatgttttcaaaggtAGTGGAGGCCTCAGATGTGATTCTGGAGGTTTTGGATGCACGTGATCCTCTTGGCTGTAGATGTCCTCAGGTGGAGCAGGCAGTCATTCAAAGTGGAACCAACAAGAAGATAGTTTTAGTGCTTAATAAAATTGGTAAGTTGCTTAAATATATTTAGGAGGCATGCATTTGTgaaattgtctttatttttatatttttgattgGATAACAAAGTAATTGCACGGGTATTTATTGACAGAGCGAAATATACAACgctttacttttactttgataaTAGATTTGGTGTCAAAGGAAATTGTGGAAAAGTGGATTAAATATCTTCGGAACGAGTTTCCTACCATCGCTTTCAAAGCATCCACTCAGCAACAGTCAAAGAACCTGGTATGCTATTAAatactttgttttctgtgttttagatCAAGTTATTGACTAGCATAATTTCACATGAACACCTTTCCCACTCTGATGCTCTGATGACAGAAACGCAGTAACGTACCAGTCACACAAGCCACCACCGAGCTTCTAAGTAGCAGTGCTTGTGTTGGTGCAGACTGCTTGATGAAGCTACTCGGCAACTACTGTCGGAATCTGGACATAAAGACAGCCATCACTGTAGGTGTTGTAGGTAAGCACCACATCTGGCAACTCctcacttttgtgtgtgtgtgtgtgtgtgcgcgtgacACAAGGTTCAAAGTTAAGCTGTTTTCCCATTTCTGTTTTCTAGGTTTTCCTAATGTGGGAAAGAGTAGCTTGATTAACAGTCTGAAACGAGCACGTGCCTGTAGTGTTGGAGCCACTCCTGGCGTCACTAAGTAAGTATAAAGTAAGAGCCTGACTCCATGATCTTGTAAAATCCAGCAGATTTTCTAATAATCTTACTTGTCGGTTGTTGGATATCAGGTGTCTTCAACAGGTGCATTTGGACAAACACATTAAGCTCCTGGATTGCCCTGGTATTGTCATGGCAACTTCAACGACTGATGCAGCAATGATTCTACGGAACTGTGTGAAAATCGAGCAGCTTGTAGATCCCCTTTCTCCTGTAGAAGCCATTCTTCGACGCTGCAACAAGTCACAGGTATCTCTTGTTATGGATAAAAGCTTTTTACATGTTACTTGGCATTACGGCACAGCTACACAGAACATTGTCTGATTTGCAGATCACGGAGCACTATGGAGTTTCGGACTTTCACACAGCTCTGGAGTTCCTTTCAATGCTTGCTCGACGTCAAGGCAAACTTAGAAAAGGAGGACTGCCTGACACTGACAAAGCAGCTAAGAGTGTGCTTCTGGATTGGACCGGGTGggtaaatgtaaaaatgttaaatactgaCTGTAGATGATCAATCAGTGTTTTCAGCGTTGTGTTGACCCATCATCATTTGTTGTTATCTAGGGGAAGGATCAGCTACTTCACACACCCTCCAGAGACACACACTCTTCCCACACATGTCAGTGCTGAGATTGTTACAGAGATGAGTAAAGCGTTTGACTGGGATGAGCTGGAAAAGGGAAATCAGGAAGTTCTTGCAGGTAAAAATTGTAGTAACTAAAACAAATCTGTagttcatttctttaaaaaatagtcgCAGTTACTTAAGATTGCAAAATGCCTCCGTTAGAGAAAAGGCTTAAGGGGGCGTGGGCAACATTAACCTGGACTTATTGATCATTATTAAAACACCCTGAAGAAGCAGTTATGTCtcaaaagttacattttcttttaaccATGCTGCAGAGTCAGCTTGCCCTGATGTCCAAATGGGGTTCTGCATGGAAACCACGGGAATGACACAAGGTGGTCTGAGTGACCCATTTGCGGACTTGGAAATGGCTGGGAAGACCTATGAAGAGCCAGCATTTAACGATGAAAGTGAAGTGATGGAGGATGATCAAGACCCAGAGGTTTGGAAAAGTCACTGCtcaatgtattcatttattcataatGATTTGTTTTGCTGTTCACTCTTGTTACTGTGCTTTAATTAACTGAGctttatgtgttgcttcaaaTAGTTCGGACCAATGACTGTGGAAATAAAATCCCAGAAGTCAAAGACTGACTCTGTAGCAAATGATGCTGCATCCAGGGCTCCAGGTTTGAAAGATATACTGCATGTAGATCCTCTGCAGCAGGGCCATGCACTCCTTGCTGCCagcaagaaaaggaaaaagcaacaaaaaagagCTGGTTCGTATTGATATTGGTCTCCATACTATATATAATATGATTTcatatgttttttaatgttctaaTTGTTAGAATTATTTTGATTGttcaagaaatgttaaaaaaaacacacctatACCCTCATACTACTTTTTGATGTAAACAGAGCTAGGGGCCCTTTTGCACTAAACATGCCTTTATCAACAGTTAAGTAGATTAAATTATAAATGTAAACTCACCCAGACAGGCCTGAGATTCTGTCTCATGGTCAAAATATGTAACATGTAATCACACACAGATTTGTGtcagttatttgtttttttctctatagCTATAATGTCTCTTTAATCAtgcaaatattattttacatttttctttttttcccttctgcAGACAAAATTGCCACCAAACTCTCTGACACTCTGACATCAGCGAtggatttttcattttcagatagTTAAAATAAACTGTTGAAATAATAGCAGAGTTTTGTCATTTGTAAAAGTGTTATGTTGAATCTAGtatcctgtaaaaaaaaagtgcagataAATGTACAAGTCCGTCCACAGATCCAAAACTCATGTTTAGTATTGATCCAAGCTTTTATGATTGGTTTAGAAGTTTAGATTCTGTTCAGAAGATGTTTGTAAGTCCTTCCAGGTGTTCTCTCTGTAGTTTAGGTactggttgttttttaaaaaaatataattttagcACAGCTTTCATCTCCAGCTGCCTGATATTTTCAATGTAAAGTGAGCCCTTGTTTTAGTTAAATATTACCATCTAAAACAGGGGTGTCGAACATACAGCCCGCGGGCCAAAGctggcccaccagaggttccaatccagccggcggatgacttcccaaaatgaaaaaattacagagaagacaataactgcaatttttcaataaaagtaactgctatatcagatttgttctctgggggttgcatacaaccatagtgctgatggagtgCACCTGAACAATGCAGGTGAgagggaaacctgtgtgcttggtgtgtttgcagcaggtttcagtgcttacagaatataatatttggccccactatgagactcatcatggcaaaaaaaatacaatggctgttttagtaaaaatatagtttattaaatgtgaacattttcagaatttacttgttctttctgcactaatacaaaggggaaaaaatggagttgtccttctttataggttattatgttatgattttactggtccggcccacttgagatgaAATTGGGCTGTATGGCACCTGATGTAAAATGTTTGACGCTCaggtaaatgtgttttgaaaacCTGGAGCCTCACAGCTGTTCAGTTCCGGGTGAAGGAAGGATGACCTCAGACCGTCGGCCCAAGATAAACAACACTGGTCCTGTGGCTAAGTTAGCGACTGTCGAAGAGCTTCACCGACTTAAAATGGGCATGAAAGCGGAGGACTTCGGGGGTTTATGGCTTTGATTACATTAAACAAGCCTTTTGTCACAGTATGTTTTCATCTTGTTCTGAAGTAACTTATCAACCTAATTAGCTTTTGGACAAGTAAAAGGTACTCGTGCTACCTCGCTAACTAGCTCACTGCAACTTCCTATTTTCACTTCTTCCTGATCGCCTATCTGTAGCATCGAAACATCGCTGCTTGCTACAAAAATAACCATTATATTTCCGTTTGACTTCTCATACCCGCTCGAAAGCGTTtgtaatgtacattaaaacacagtaagtgtatgtgtgtgtttactgacGCGGCCCGTTAGCAGCGCTGAGCTGTCAAGCTGTCAGGACGGTAGACTGGCTATAAATAGAGATTACGAACACAGCTCAAATAAAGCCAGCTAAACAGTTCATAAAGCGCTAGGTGGCTCATATAACCTCCCCTGACTAACATGACATACAGTGATGCAGCTCTTTTACTGTGTGATGCTAACTGTGTCCCGAGGAAACATTTCCCAGCAGCGTTGGCACAGTTCGCGTATTTACGCGCAGCAGGGCAAAGGTGACAGCCAGCTTCGCCTTTAACGACACAGTTGGAGTTATTAGCGCATAGTTTCCGTCAGAGTCGGTGAATATTACTTACAGTACATGAGAAAAATTACGATGTTAAAATCTCAGTGTTAACAGGAACTGTATGACTCCGTAACATCGAGTATCAGGGTGGAGAGTGTGCGCAAGTCAATACTTCGGGGTGCAAAGAGTGGGTGTAGTTACTGGGTATGGATTCAGGTGTGGGGTTAAGATATTTCTTGTATGTGCTGGGTGACAGAAATTCAATGAAACTAGTTGAGGATGTAGTGTGTTGATCATCTTAACTTAAAAATCACTCAAGCCTTCAGGAAGCTCACATTCACATAATCAGACGGGAACTCAATTCTTTTTGCGGATGGTGATTTTGAGAAAGCCAACATTTGTAAAGCAAGTAGGGTATTCACTTGATTCCAATTGATTCCATGTGCACATAATTATCAGTAAATAATGTTGGAGACTGAAGGAGCCCTGTGTCTAGCTGTATAAGATAAACCTGCAACATATTTTATACTCCAAATGAACCCTGCCGTATGCTATCCTGCTCAGTCAAACAGTCTATTTATTGTCCTGGTTGTGTTGCTTTCGTATGATAATGTGATTCACCTTTAGATACTATAAAGCtcatcttttaaatgtattttaaacttAGCACATTAGTGCCACGGAGatctgtttttgaaaacataaaaaagtgtaTGTAATGTTTTGATTAGTCTCTAAAATATAACCAGGACAGTACCACAGATCATGATGAGGCTTGAGTTGTTTATTGCATATTTGAATCTAATGTTGCCACCCATCAAAATGTTTCCTCTgttctttgattttgtttcctagCTCCATCCCTAGATTGTGATACCTCTCTTCAGCCATGTCGTCACGTGTGTTGCTGCGTCAGCAGCTGATGCGAGAGCAAGCCCAGGAGCAGGAGAGACGTGAGGCCCAGCAGCAGGCCTCTGCCTCTCAGCTCCGGGCTTCTGATTCCACTCCAGCCATCTCCGTCACGCTGCACCCAAATGCTGCCCGCCCCCCTCCAGCACAGGTGCCTGTGGAGGTGCTGAAAGTAAGAGAATCCTGTTTGCGGTATTATCATCACTTATGTTTTCACTTAATAAAGTTGGAGTGTAGCCCTCAACAACTCTTCAAATGATCAGGTGCAGACCCACTTGGAAAACCCCACGAAGTACCACATTCAGCAAGCACAGAGGCAACAGGTGAAGCAGTACCTTTCCACCACACTGGGCAACATGGCAGTTACACAAACCATGGGTGTGTCCCCTGTGCCACAGTCCAGTTCTGCTCCAGAAGTTGCTCCAACTGCCAGCAGTGCCCCTAACAGTCCTATGGCTCTTCTCAACATCGGATCCAACAAGGAGGAAGTATGACAAATGTCTGCTTTGAAATGACTGCCCTAACTTCTTGTGTGTGGTTTTGATTTGCTGGTACAGCAGATTACACAACCTTGTCAACAGTCACTCTTCCACAAACTTCCACTACTTTTGGAGAAGTTAAATGTCTAACCTCCTGCTCACTGCTACCttaattactttttgtttgctaAGCAATGATGTACCCAAAGGTCCCACTGTCATGATGCATGCTTTTGTTATCATACCCTTGTCGGCCTGTTGTCACAATAAGATGTTAAATACTGCACCCCCAGTTTAACCATACCACCACTTCTCCTGCacacttctccctctctctttgaaATCAAACCCCTTCAGAACTGTTAGCTTACACAGTGTTGACATTCAGTCCTCAAGTGGGTACACTTAACTGTTTTAGATGACTAATTACACTTTATACATGCTTATTACTTTCACATGTTTAAAGTCTTAACTGAGTAACTAACGTCCTCTGTCATTATCTAGATTGATGATGTGATTGATGACATCATAAGTCTTGAATCCAGTTTTAATGACGACATCATCACCTTGATTGACTCCGGTCTTCAGCTGCCCAGCACGGTATGGAAACCAGCAAACTTTTAACCATGTGtactttgttttgaatatttatttttgacttGTCCGGTTCCTCTTTAGACAAACAGGATAGCAAAATTGTTTTCAGACAGTCCTCACCCATGAAGTTTTTAAACATCAAGCCTTTTTTATGTGAATGGACAGTCTCCTTCATGTGAGGAATTCTGAAGACGTAGTAGTAAATAGACACTTTTGGCACTTGGTTACTATTTGTCACAAAAGTGCTGCCTGGGCGGGGCAAAACTGTCTGAAGATACAAGATAGGGAGAAGCGAAACAAAGCAGAAAGTACTCATCTGAAAGCATATTATAGCTGCTGGGTTAACTTCACTCTGTCACATAGACAGAGCTTGCCAACATTTTGCAGCTTATCAGAAAATGAGGATTATGGTCATGCTGTTGGAGGAAAAGATTAAAA
This window contains:
- the gnl3l gene encoding guanine nucleotide-binding protein-like 3-like protein, translating into MSKAKQKRTKRLFLGKLKSTDGRKADASGHTKNSEQHVKNPRHPEEIRKQRLQDLQEKQRRSREQELMKRRNLQSFQNDILQRQRQFEQRETEMQSLEKHVNFENENSRKAYYREFKKVVEASDVILEVLDARDPLGCRCPQVEQAVIQSGTNKKIVLVLNKIDLVSKEIVEKWIKYLRNEFPTIAFKASTQQQSKNLKRSNVPVTQATTELLSSSACVGADCLMKLLGNYCRNLDIKTAITVGVVGFPNVGKSSLINSLKRARACSVGATPGVTKCLQQVHLDKHIKLLDCPGIVMATSTTDAAMILRNCVKIEQLVDPLSPVEAILRRCNKSQITEHYGVSDFHTALEFLSMLARRQGKLRKGGLPDTDKAAKSVLLDWTGGRISYFTHPPETHTLPTHVSAEIVTEMSKAFDWDELEKGNQEVLAESACPDVQMGFCMETTGMTQGGLSDPFADLEMAGKTYEEPAFNDESEVMEDDQDPEFGPMTVEIKSQKSKTDSVANDAASRAPGLKDILHVDPLQQGHALLAASKKRKKQQKRADKIATKLSDTLTSAMDFSFSDS